The region ACTCTTTCCACCAATTTATATAGGAATTTGCCTATTAATGTCAGGTCAGTCAAATGAAGCTTTGACATATTTCAGTTCACTTGAAGGCGTTTCTGTGAAAGACCTCACCAAATTAGGAGGTGAAACCATGTGCTATGCCAAACTCAACGAAACCGAAAAGTGTAATGACGGGTTAAGAGAACTAGAAACCTACTTAAAAACTGAACTTTTAGATAAGGCGTTCATGTTTTTGATATTAGTTAATGCCTTACTGGGTAATAATAAAAAGGTAATTGATTTAATAACCCAAGCATACGATAAACGTTTGCCTTTAATTCTATTACTAAATCCATCACCAATTCTTAAACCTGTAAAAAATCACAAAAGGTTTAAAGACATTATACTGAAAGCTATTCCGGATAACTTGAATTATAAGCAAAAGAAAAGTTACAAACAAATATTATTGGATACTAGTGAAATTAAAAAGTACAGCAAAGAATTGGAGCAAATTATGATAGATTATAAACTATACCTTAACCCAGATTTATCTTTAAAAGATTTAGCCTCTTATATAGAGCTTCCTGCCAATTATGTCTCGCAATTATTAAATCTCGGCTTTCAAAAAAACTTTTCTGAATATATCAATACTTTTAGGATTAATGAATTTAAAGAGCGCGTTCTTTTGGAAGAAAACAAAGGCTTAACTATAATGGCTGTTGCTTATGATAGTGGTTTTAATTCTAAAACAGTGTTCAATACCTTTTTTAAAAAAATAGAGGGGATAACACCAAATACTTACCTTAAGAGTAATAGTTAGTTCTGATTTAAAAAATAGAAACTTCCTTTTATAAGCTACAATTAGTTTTGCTTCATCAAATTAGTAACAATGTTTATTTTAAGTCTACTAATCAGTAATTAAACCTAAATAAATAAATTGAACACCACAATAGTAATGACCTCAAGTGCTTTATTTTTGGCCATTATTGTAATTCTTTTTTACCAAATGAAATAGTAGAATACCTAAATGTCGAGCCAAATACTATTACTACACTCTTTTTGAAAATAATGAGTGCATTATACTTGGGTTTTGGAATTTTAAATTGGATGGTTAAAGGAACGTTAATTGGAGGAATTTATAATAGACCGATTGCAATTGGAAATCTAATACATTTTGGGGTCGGGGCAATTGCACTAGGCAAAATTGCTTCTAAGATTCAAGCACATTCAGAAATTATTATTTCTCTTACAGCTGTGTATGTGATTTTTGCAATACTTTTTGTCTATGTCTTTTGAACTAATCCGACAAAAACACAAAAGTAAAATAACCCTAATAATAAATTGGAGAAATTAATAGAATAATTGAATTTGTTCTGTTTTACAAATACGAACCTTTAACAGCTCTATTTGTATCAACTTTGTAGTAAAATATTTTAATAATGAAAGCAATAGAATGTCTAAAGTATGGAGATGCAGAAAACCTAGTGCTAAGTACTGTTAAAAAACCAACACCAAAAGCTAATGAAGTACTTATAAAAATATGTGCTACTTCAGTTACCGCAAGCGATGTTCTTATTCGTAGAATGAATGAACCCATGATTCCTAAATTTATACTTCAACTTATATTTGGTTTTGGTCGTCCAAGAAATCCTGTGTTGGGTATGGTAACAACTGGAATTGTGGAGCGTAAAGGTAAAAATGTAACATTATTTGAAACCGGGGATGAGGTTTTTGCGTATTGTTCAATCTCGCCTACCAAACGTCGTTTTGGTTCTTATGCAGAATATATTTGTTTACCAGAAGATTGGAATCTGGCATTAAAACCTGCAAATCTTAGTTTTGAGGAAGCAGCAGCCATTCCTTATGGAGGCTTGCTAGCTTCTCATTTATTAAAAAAGGCGAGTATAAACAAGGGCGACAAAGTTTTAATTTATGGAGCGTCAGGAAGTATAGGTACAATGGCGATACAATTGGCGAAACATATGGGTGCATATGTTACTAGTGTCTGTAGTCGTAAAAACTTCGATTTAGTAAAATCTTTAGGAAGTGATAAGATGATTGACTACACCTTAAAAAATGCTGAAGCACAATTAGAAACCTATAACTATGTGATTGATGCTGTAGGTAATTCGAAATCATCGACACTTAAAGAGAAGAGCAAAAAAGCATTGACTTCGAATGGTAAATACATATCCATAGATCATGGGACGCCATTAACACCAAAAGAAGCTTTTTTAAATTTAAAAAGTTTAGCAGAACAAGAGAAGATTACACCTGTTATTGATTGTATATATCCTTTAGAAAAAATGGCTGAAGCACATAAGTACGTTGAAATGGGGCATAAAAGAGGAAATGTGATTATTACTATTTAGTTGCGCTATAGAATATTTCAATTTGTAAATTATTAGTAAAAAACCCACCTATGTTTTTGTAAAGGGTCGAAAATTGAACAGAGAGACTTTGGATTCTTTTAATGAAAAGGCAAAAAATAGAAAGAACTTAATGGCTACTGCTATTAGATATTTGGAAAACCTAATCGTTGAAAAATAAGTTTTATGTAAAAATGTAAATGGAATCATAAAAATTAAAATAAGATATGATGTAAAGACTTACTTGCATCATAATTTTTAATTAATCATCAAACTTCATACTTAGTGCTACACAAGTGTTTAGAGGCATATTGCTTCTTTATGGATCTTTGTAGAGATAAAACGAGGTAATTAAATATTAGAAATTGAAACAATCAAAAAACAAACAATTATGAAATTAATTGAAAATAAAAAAGGGATTAGACTTGCTACAGGCATCGTTTCAGGAGTATTATTAGGCCTATTAACTTCAAACATAGCTTTGTGGTTTTCCATTGGAATTGCACTTGGTGCAGCGTTGGAATATTCAAAAAATTCTTGATGTATTTACCAAGAATACAAAATAGATCATCAATCAAAAAACGAACACTTTGAAATCAATTAAAATGAAAAATCTGATAATTTATCTTTCAGTATTACTAACAGTAATATTATTAAGTGCTTGTAAAACTAATAATTCAAATGCGAAAGAAAATGACTCTTCGACTTTAGAAACCCCATATCTTGGGCAAAAACTACCTGGTTTTAATCCAATTCCATTTGCTCCAGGTCTTGTATCTACAGATTTGTATGAAGTCAATAGTGCATTTACTCCAGATATGAAGGCGTTTTATTTTATTAGAAGAGGAGAAGAACATAAAAAGTCGGCTTTTTACGAATATAAATACAACGAAACCAACGGGAAATGGGAAAAATCAGAAATAGCATCTCCATGGATAGGAAGACCAGTAATTTCTCCAGACGGTGAAACCATGCATTTAGGTGATAGATATTTAAAAAGAACGGAAACTGGATGGTCGGAATTACAAAACCTTGAACCTCCCACGGTAAGTAATGATTCTATGTATATTATGCGTCTTTCATCATCTGCAAATAGCACGTTTTATTTTGACACCTATAAAGAAAATGATTCAATATTTCCAATTCGCTATTCACGTTTAATTAACGGTAAGCATGAAGAGCCAAAAGCATTGCCCAAAGCAATAAACACTGGAACTTTTTTAAGCCATCCCTTTATAGCTCCAGATGAATCGTATTTGTTATTTGATGCTCAAAGAGAAGATGGTTTTGGAGACTCTGATATTTATATCAGTTTTAAACAAAATGATGGTACTTGGGGTAATGCAATTAATTTGGGTGATAAAATAAATACCGATGCATGGGAAGCTTCAGCAAGCATAACGCCAGATGGCAAATACCTTTTCTTCAGTAGAAATGTTGGGTCGGATAAATACGAGAACGTAGATATCTTTTGGGTAGATGCAAAAATAGTTTTTGATCTCAAAACCAAATAATGATGCATAAAGATTTGTTCTAGTTTCAAAATACGAACTTTTAAACTTTACGCATTAACCAACTTTGCAATGAATAATAGTATTCATAAAAACAATAAACAATTACAATATCAAACAAAATAAAAATAATTAAAATGAAAACAATCAAAAAACAAATTTTATTAAAAATGGCTTGTGTAGCCTTTGCTTTAGTATCTAGTATAACAGGTGCGCAAAACACAAATACAGAAACAACAAACCAAAGAGAGGGATTCTTGTTTGAATTTACAGTAGGTGGAGGTATCATCAGTATAGAAGATAGTGAAGGTATTCAAACTTTCGATGAATCTCAAGGAACCTTTGTTTTTCCAGATATAAAACTGGGCTATATGTTAAATGAAAAATTGGCTATTACTGTCTCAATGCCTGGAAATATTTACAAATTTCAGGATAATGATAGGAATTTTGGAGGACTTATTCCATCTGTGCAATATTGGGTAAAGGATAAGTGGTGGATCCATGGAGGAATTGGTTTAGCAATGGATTCGCCTGCATTATATGATATTAAAGACGATGTAAATGACGATTGGAATTTTGGAACTGCTGTAATGATAAGTTCTGGTTACGAAATGTATAAAAAGAAAAACTTTGCACTAAATGTGCAGTCTAAATTAGTTTTAGGTCATGCTTCATTAGATGGAGATGCACAAAGAGATGCCTTAATTTTTAATGTAGGGTTAGGATTTAGCTGGTTTTAAAAATTTATCTATGGCCATATATTCTATTGTTACCAAACATATAAAGCAAATTATGAAAAATTTGACATTTGTAATTTTATATATTCTTCTTTCAGGAGTACAAACCACATTTGGACAGCATGAAACAGATGATATTATAGTAGGAAGTAAGTTCGTTATTAAATCTAATATTTTAGATGAAGAAAGAACCTGTTTAATAAGTCTTCCTGATTCATACAATAATTCATCTGAAGTTGATAAAAAATATCCAGTTATCATATTATTGGATGGATATACTCATTTTAAAACAGCATCTGGAATAGTACATTTTATGAGTTCTAATAAGAATCGAAACAATTTAATGCCTGAAAGTATTATTATAGCCATAGAGAATGTTGACCGAGAACGAGATTTTACAGTTACAAAAATTAAGACCAAACGACCGAATAATATGGGAGGTGGAAGGATTTTTTTGAATTTCATTGAGAAAGAACTAGTACCTTATATTGATAAAAAGTATAAGACAGAACCGTTTAGAACTCTTATTGGGCACTCTTTAGGAGGACTACTTACACTAAATTCCTATATGGATAAAAATAGCGTATTCAATGCTTACATTTCTTTAGACCCAAGTATTTGGTGGAATGAGGAGATGATGAAAAACAAAGTTGATTCTATTTCCTCAATATCATTAGATAAAAAACTTTATATCGCTACTGCCAATCAAGGAGAGGCTAATTACGAAAGGAATAAACAAAGACACGACGCTCTCTATACTTTAATAAAAAAGAAATCGGATAAACCTCTAAATATCGAAAT is a window of Polaribacter litorisediminis DNA encoding:
- a CDS encoding NAD(P)-dependent alcohol dehydrogenase; translation: MKAIECLKYGDAENLVLSTVKKPTPKANEVLIKICATSVTASDVLIRRMNEPMIPKFILQLIFGFGRPRNPVLGMVTTGIVERKGKNVTLFETGDEVFAYCSISPTKRRFGSYAEYICLPEDWNLALKPANLSFEEAAAIPYGGLLASHLLKKASINKGDKVLIYGASGSIGTMAIQLAKHMGAYVTSVCSRKNFDLVKSLGSDKMIDYTLKNAEAQLETYNYVIDAVGNSKSSTLKEKSKKALTSNGKYISIDHGTPLTPKEAFLNLKSLAEQEKITPVIDCIYPLEKMAEAHKYVEMGHKRGNVIITI
- a CDS encoding alpha/beta hydrolase, which produces MAIYSIVTKHIKQIMKNLTFVILYILLSGVQTTFGQHETDDIIVGSKFVIKSNILDEERTCLISLPDSYNNSSEVDKKYPVIILLDGYTHFKTASGIVHFMSSNKNRNNLMPESIIIAIENVDRERDFTVTKIKTKRPNNMGGGRIFLNFIEKELVPYIDKKYKTEPFRTLIGHSLGGLLTLNSYMDKNSVFNAYISLDPSIWWNEEMMKNKVDSISSISLDKKLYIATANQGEANYERNKQRHDALYTLIKKKSDKPLNIEIEYFEKENHRSVPLVALYEGLKYINQEE